The DNA window TCGAGGCCGGACCCACGATGTACCTGCCCTACTCGCAGACCTACGAGCCGGGTTACCTTGCCTTCAATCTGCCCGAATTCCGGGAGTACTTCGAACACAACTACGTTCAGCTCCCGCTGAACGCCGGCGACGCCGTGTTCTTCAACCCGGGCCTCTTCCACGGTGCCGGACACAACGTGTCCGCGGCCACCAAGCGGATGGCGAATCTGCTGCAGATCTCGTCGGCCTTCGGCCGCGCCATGGAATCCGTCGACCGCTCGTCGATGCTGCGCGCGGTCTACCCGGCCCTGCAGAAGCTGGCCGCGGGCGGCAACCGCCGTGCCGTCGCCAACGTCATCGGTTGCGCCGCAGAGGGTTACCCGTTTCCGTCCAACCTCGATCTGGATGCGCCCATCACCGGACTCTCCGGTGAGACCCAGGCCGAACTCGTCGCCCGCGCGCTGGACGAGGGCTTCGACGCCGCCCGGTTCGACGCCGAACTGACCGCCCTCGACCACCGCCACGACCCGAACGGAGCAGTGTGATGCAGGCCCGACTCGACGACAAGGTGCTGCTGGTCAGCGGTGGTACGCAGGGTGTCGGGGCGGCTATCGTCCGGGCCGGCGCCGCTGCTGGGGCATCGGTGATGTTCACCGGCCGCAATGCCGAGAAGGGCAAGGCGCTGGCCGCCGAACTCGACGGCCCGACGCCGGTGCGGTTCACCGCCACCGACCTGTCCGATCCGGTTGCGGCGTCGGACACGGTCGCGGCGACGATCGCCGAATTCGGGCGCATCGACTGCCTGTGCAACGCGGCGGGCGCAACCACCCGCGGCAGCCTGCTCGACACCACGCCGGAACTTTTCGACCAGCACATCGCGCTCAACCTACGGGCGCCGTTCTTCACCATGCAGGCCGCCGTGCGCGACATGATCGCACGCGGCGCTGCGGGCACCGTCGTCAACATCATCACGATGTCGTCGTACGGCGGACAGCCTTTCCTCGCACCGTATTCCGCGTCGAAGGCCGGTCTCGTCGGGCTGACCAAGAACGCTGCGCACGCGCATCGGTCCGACCGCATCCGGATCAACGGACTCAACATCGGCTGGACCGAGACCGAGGGTGAGGCCGACATCCAGAAGCGTTTCCACGGCGCCGATGACACCTGGATCGACGAGGCCAATGCCTCGGTACCGATGGGCAAGCTCGGGCAGCCCGACGAGATCGCCGACTTCATGGTGCTGCTGCTCAGTGACCGCAGCGGCGTGGTCACCGGCTCGGTGATCGACTGGGATCAGATCGTCATGGGAGGACTCGACTGATGGGAATGCGAGTCGGCGTCGTCGGCCTCGGCCGGATCGGCGCCTTTCACACAGCTACCCTCGCGGGTCTCGACGAGGTCGACGAGCTCGTCGTCACGGATGCGTTCGGACCGGCCGTCGAGGCCGTCACCGCGGCGCACCCGACAGCCCGCCCGGCCGCCGACCTCGACGCCGTCCTCGCCTCCGGGGTGGATGCGCTCGTCGTCGCGACGGCAACACCCACCCATGCGGAGTTCATCGAAAGAGCCGTGGCGGCACGGATTCCGGTGTTCTGCGAGAAACCGATCGCGATGTCGTCGGTGCAGTCCGCCGAGGTGGCCCGCCGGGTCGCCGACGCCGGCATCCCGGTCGCCATCGGGTACAACCGCCGCTTCGACCCGGCGGTCAGTGCGGCCCGTGCCGCCGTCGCGTCGGGTGACCTGGGCTTCATCACCACGGCGCGGTCGACCACTCTGGACCCGGCACCACCCCCGATGGAGTACATCGCCACCTCCGGTGGCATCTTCCGGGACTGCGCGGTACACGACTTCGACACTCTGCGTTGGGTTGTCGGCGACGACGTGGTACAGGTGTATGCCACCGGCAGCAACCAGGGCGACCCGCGGTTCACCGAGTTCGGCGATGTCGACTCGGCGACCGTGGTGCTCCGATTCGCGTCGGGCACCATGGGGGTGGTGTCGGCGAGCCGCTACAACGGCCGCGGCTACGACTGCCGCCTCGAGGTCCACGGCAGCGCCGACTCGGTTGCCGCCGGCTGGGACGCCGGCACACCGATCCGCAATGTCGATGCCGCAGTGGACTTCCCGCCGGGTGCGCCGCATGGGTTCTTCATGGAACGCTTCGCCGAGGCGTACCGTCGGGAGCTCACCGCGTTCTGCCACCTCGCGACCGACAACTCCCCCGGCCCGGTGCCGCTCTGTACCGTCGACGACGCCCTGGCCGTCGCCGTGATCGCCGACGCCGCAACACTTTCCCTGACCGAGGGCCGTCCGGTGGCCACCGCCGACGTCGCCCCCCGACCGAATCCGAGGATCACATCATGACCAACACCACCACTCTTCGCGTCGCCGGTGCACCCATCTCCTGGGGTGTGTGCGAGGTTCCGGGCTGGGGATACCAGCTGCCACCCGAACGCGTCTTCGGCGAGATGCGCGCGCTGGGCATGACGTCCGCCGAGACCGGCCCCGAGGGCTTTCTGCCCACCGATCCTGTCGAGCTACGAGATGCGTTGGCCGCCTATGGACTCGGATGCGTGGGCTCGTTTGTCCCGGTGGTCCTGCACGACGCCGCGACCTATCCGCTCGACTCCGTGGCACCTGCCCTGGACCGCATCGTCACCAGCGGCGGCGACGTCCTCGTGGTTGCGGCCGCAACCGGCGTCGACGGCTACGACAGCCGGCCCGAACTCACCGACGATCAGTGGAACACCCTGCTGCACAACCTCGATCGCATCGACGCGATGGCCGCCGAACGCGGCGTGGTGGCCGCACTGCACCCGCACGTCGGCACCATGGTGGAGAAACACGACGAGGTGTTCCGGGTGATCGACGGCGCCCGGATCGGACTGTGCCTGGACACCGGGCACCTGCTCATCGGTGGTACCGATCCCCTCGAGGTCGCCCGCGCGGTGCCCGAACGGATCCGGCACGCCCACCTCAAGGACGTGCGCCTCGATCTCGCCAAGCAGGTCCAGGAGGGTGCAATCACCTACACCGAGGCGGTCGCCGGCGGGATGTACGTACCGCTCGGTGCCGGCGAGGCGCAGATCGGACAGGTCGTGGCGAGTCTCGTCGACGCCGGCTACACCGGCTGGTACGTGCTCGAGCAGGACACCATCCTCACCACCGAGGACGACGGCGATGCCGCCGCCGGGGACGTCGCCGTCTCACTTGCGTTCCTACGCAAGGCTGCTGCCCGGCCGGTGCGGGTATGAGCACCGCGCAGCATCCGGAGCCACTGCGCATCGGCGTCCTCGGTGCGTCGCGCATCGCCGAGTCCGCCATCGTCGGTCCGGCGAACACGCTGGGCCACCGCCTGGTCGCGGTCGCCGCCCGCGATCGCGGCCGGGCCGAGGTGTTCGCGCGCAAGTACGGTGTCGAGCGTGTCGTCGACGACTATCAGTCCCTCATCGACGACCCCGAGGTCGAGGTGATCTACAACCCGCTGGCCAACTCGCTGCACGCCCCGTGGAACCTGGCTGCGATCGCCGCGGGCAAGTCGGTACTCACCGAGAAACCGTTCGCGCGCAACGCGATCGAGGCGGCTGCCGTCCGCGATGCGGCACGTCCCGACGGACTGGTGGTGCTCGAGGCGTTCCACTATCTGTTCCATCCGATGATGAAACGCACCTTCGAATTGCTCGATGCCGGGACCATCGGTGACATCCGGAACGTCGACATCGTCATGGGCATGCCCGAACCCGGCCCCGACGATCCGCGCTGGCGCTACGACCTCGCCGGCGGGGCCATCATGGACCTCGGCTGCTACGGGCTGCACCTGTTCCGGATGCTCGGGCGCTACTGCGGTGGCGCACCCGGCATCACCGGCGCCCGCGCTCTGCTCCGCGACGCACAAGTCGACGAGGCGTGTTCGATCAGCGTCGAGTACCCCGGTGGCGCCTCCGGATTCAACACCAACTCGATGGTGTCCGGCGAATACGAGTTCACCTGCCACATCATCGGGTCCGACGGTGCGCTGTTCCTCCACGACTTCCTCGGCCCCAACCGCGACGACCGTCTCGCGGTGACGACCACCGAGCGCACCACCATCGAGAACATGGGTACCCGTTCGACCTACACCTATCAGTTGGAGGCCTTCGCGGCCGCCGTGCGCGACGGCACCCCGTTGCCCATCGGCATCGATGACGCCATCGAGAACATGGGCTACATCGACGCCGCCTATCGGGCCGCGGGTCTCGACCCGCGCTGACCCACCCTGCCCGCCGCACCGGCAGCACCGCGTTTCACGCCGACAGCACCGCGATTCTCGCCGACAGCACCGCGATTCTCGCCGACAGCACCGCGATTTTCGCCGACGGCACCGCAATCCACGCCCACAGCACCAGGACTTTCGACGAGCGCAACGCAACCCCGCCATGGATGCCGCTGCACCCAGATCGTTTGTGATTGTGGAGTTCGTCCACTGGTATTGGCATGCGCTCCACGACCTGAAATCCAAGCACCCGTTACCTCTGACCGCCGCAGTAACGGTGCCGCTGCGGAGGAGCGTGGTGCCGTCGGCGTGGATTACGGTGCTGTCGCCGGAAAACGCGGTGCTGTCGGCGCGAAACGCGGTGCTGTCGGCGCGAAACGCGGTGCTGTCGGCGCGAAACGCGGTGCTGTGGGCGCGGGTTACGGTGCTGTGGGCGCGAAACGCGGTGCGGTGGGCGCCGTGCGGGGCGGGGCTGTCGACTCCCGGACGGTGAGAGCGGGGTCGAGGGCGACCGAACCGTAGTAGCCGAACCCGCCGGTGTCCGCACTCTCCTCGCTGTCCCCGAGCAGCGCCGCTACGGCCGCAACGCCTGATTCGGCCAGCTGCGCGGTGTCCTGGCGCACCGAGGTCAGCGCGATGTGGGCCAGCGCGGCGTGCTCGGTGTCGTCGTAACCGACGACCGAGATGTCCTCGGGGACACGCACTCCTCGGCGTCGAAGTTCCGCGATGAAGCCGACGGCGATGCGATCGTTGGCCGCGAATACCGCGGTCGGCGGGGTACCGCCGTCGAGGATCTCGTCGGCCACCCGGGCGCCCGATTGTTCGGTGTAGTCACCGTCGAAGACGCGGACCTGCTCACGCAGGCCGGCGGCGGCCATGGCATCGAGGTAGCCCCGAAGGCGTTCCGCCGCACCGGAATTCTCTCCCCCGCCGATGTGGGCGATCGCGGTGTGCCCGAGGTCGATGAGATGCTGGGTCGCGATCTCGCCGCCGAGCCATTCGTCGGTGCCGATGGTCACCGCGTCCAGATCGGGAATGCGTTCGCCGATCACGACCAGCGGGCTGGTCAGGCGGTCGAGACGGTCGGCACGGTCGGGTCCGACGACGATGACCGCCGCACATCGCTCGGCGAGTTCGGCGGCCACCCGGAAGCGGCTGCGCCGCGGACTGTAGAGCCCCATGTCGAGGCGATAGCCTGCGGCATCGGCCGCGTCGTACAGATCGTCGACGAGGTCCCACTCGAATGGACTGCGCGCGCTGAGAACAACCCCGATTCGCTTGCGATCCATTGTTCCGCAGGTCCTTTCACATCAGAGTGGAAGACCCGCCCGCCCCGGTCCGGGGCGGGCGGGCCGCTCGGGTTCTCGGCGA is part of the Gordonia bronchialis DSM 43247 genome and encodes:
- a CDS encoding SDR family oxidoreductase — its product is MQARLDDKVLLVSGGTQGVGAAIVRAGAAAGASVMFTGRNAEKGKALAAELDGPTPVRFTATDLSDPVAASDTVAATIAEFGRIDCLCNAAGATTRGSLLDTTPELFDQHIALNLRAPFFTMQAAVRDMIARGAAGTVVNIITMSSYGGQPFLAPYSASKAGLVGLTKNAAHAHRSDRIRINGLNIGWTETEGEADIQKRFHGADDTWIDEANASVPMGKLGQPDEIADFMVLLLSDRSGVVTGSVIDWDQIVMGGLD
- a CDS encoding Gfo/Idh/MocA family protein, which encodes MGMRVGVVGLGRIGAFHTATLAGLDEVDELVVTDAFGPAVEAVTAAHPTARPAADLDAVLASGVDALVVATATPTHAEFIERAVAARIPVFCEKPIAMSSVQSAEVARRVADAGIPVAIGYNRRFDPAVSAARAAVASGDLGFITTARSTTLDPAPPPMEYIATSGGIFRDCAVHDFDTLRWVVGDDVVQVYATGSNQGDPRFTEFGDVDSATVVLRFASGTMGVVSASRYNGRGYDCRLEVHGSADSVAAGWDAGTPIRNVDAAVDFPPGAPHGFFMERFAEAYRRELTAFCHLATDNSPGPVPLCTVDDALAVAVIADAATLSLTEGRPVATADVAPRPNPRITS
- a CDS encoding sugar phosphate isomerase/epimerase family protein produces the protein MTNTTTLRVAGAPISWGVCEVPGWGYQLPPERVFGEMRALGMTSAETGPEGFLPTDPVELRDALAAYGLGCVGSFVPVVLHDAATYPLDSVAPALDRIVTSGGDVLVVAAATGVDGYDSRPELTDDQWNTLLHNLDRIDAMAAERGVVAALHPHVGTMVEKHDEVFRVIDGARIGLCLDTGHLLIGGTDPLEVARAVPERIRHAHLKDVRLDLAKQVQEGAITYTEAVAGGMYVPLGAGEAQIGQVVASLVDAGYTGWYVLEQDTILTTEDDGDAAAGDVAVSLAFLRKAAARPVRV
- a CDS encoding Gfo/Idh/MocA family protein, whose protein sequence is MSTAQHPEPLRIGVLGASRIAESAIVGPANTLGHRLVAVAARDRGRAEVFARKYGVERVVDDYQSLIDDPEVEVIYNPLANSLHAPWNLAAIAAGKSVLTEKPFARNAIEAAAVRDAARPDGLVVLEAFHYLFHPMMKRTFELLDAGTIGDIRNVDIVMGMPEPGPDDPRWRYDLAGGAIMDLGCYGLHLFRMLGRYCGGAPGITGARALLRDAQVDEACSISVEYPGGASGFNTNSMVSGEYEFTCHIIGSDGALFLHDFLGPNRDDRLAVTTTERTTIENMGTRSTYTYQLEAFAAAVRDGTPLPIGIDDAIENMGYIDAAYRAAGLDPR
- a CDS encoding LacI family DNA-binding transcriptional regulator, with product MDRKRIGVVLSARSPFEWDLVDDLYDAADAAGYRLDMGLYSPRRSRFRVAAELAERCAAVIVVGPDRADRLDRLTSPLVVIGERIPDLDAVTIGTDEWLGGEIATQHLIDLGHTAIAHIGGGENSGAAERLRGYLDAMAAAGLREQVRVFDGDYTEQSGARVADEILDGGTPPTAVFAANDRIAVGFIAELRRRGVRVPEDISVVGYDDTEHAALAHIALTSVRQDTAQLAESGVAAVAALLGDSEESADTGGFGYYGSVALDPALTVRESTAPPRTAPTAPRFAPTAP